The following proteins are encoded in a genomic region of Oncorhynchus masou masou isolate Uvic2021 chromosome 32, UVic_Omas_1.1, whole genome shotgun sequence:
- the LOC135525448 gene encoding enhancer of rudimentary homolog, with product MSHTILLVQPTKRPEGRTYADYESVNECMEGVCKMYEEHLKRMNPNSPSITYDISQLFDFIDDLADLSCLVYRADTQTYQPYNKDWIKEKIYVLLRRQAQQAGK from the exons ATG TCTCACACGATCCTGTTGGTCCAGCCCACCAAGAGACCAGAGGGACGTACGTATGCTGACTATGAATCAGTCAACGAGTGCATGGAAG GCGTGTGTAAGATGTACGAGGAACACCTAAAGCGAATGAACCCAAACAGTCCATCCATCACCTATGACATCAGTCAACTGTTTGACTTCATCGATGACCTGGCTGACCTCAGCTGCTTGGT TTACCGTGCCGACACACAGACGTACCAGCCGTACAACAAGGACTGGATCAAGGAGAAGATTTACGTGTTGCTGCGACGCCAGGCCCAACAGGCGGGGAAATGA